In Phyllostomus discolor isolate MPI-MPIP mPhyDis1 chromosome 2, mPhyDis1.pri.v3, whole genome shotgun sequence, the following are encoded in one genomic region:
- the APOBEC1 gene encoding C->U-editing enzyme APOBEC-1 has protein sequence MASDKGEMDRGPGLSTGDPTLRRRIEPWEFETFFDPRELRKEACLLYEVKWGESHKIWRNSGKNTTKHAEVNFIEKFASERRLCSSISCSIIWFMSWSPCWECCKAIREFLHQRPSVTLVIYVARLYHHMDQQNRQGLRDLVGSGVIIQIMRAPEHDHCWRNFVNYPPGKDVHWPRYPPLWMELYALELHCIILNLPPCLMISRRCQKQLTWFHLNLQNCHYQMIPPPILLATGAIQLPVSWR, from the exons GTCTTTCAACTGGCGATCCCACCTTGAG gaGAAGAATCGAGCCTTGGGAATTTGAAACGTTCTTTGACCCCAGAGAGCTCCGGAAAGAGGCCTGTTTGCTGTATGAAGTCAAGTGGGGTGAGAGTCACAAGATCTGGCGAAACTCAGGCAAAAACACCACCAAGCATGCTGAAgtcaattttatagaaaaatttgcTTCAGAAAGACGTTTGTGCTCATCCATCAGCTGCTCAATTATCTGGTTCATGTCTTGGAGTCCCTGTTGGGAATGCTGCAAAGCTATTAGAGAATTTTTGCATCAACGACCTAGTGTGACTTTAGTTATTTATGTAGCACGGCTTTATCACCACATGGATCAACAAAACCGACAAGGACTCAGGGACCTCGTTGGCAGTGGTGTGATTATCCAGATCATGAGAGCCCCAG AGCATGACCACTGCTGGAGGAATTTTGTCAACTACCCACCTGGGAAAGATGTTCACTGGCCAAGATACCCACCTCTGTGGATGGAGCTATATGCACTGGAACTCCACTGCATAATTTTA aatctCCCTCCCTGTTTAATGATTTCAAGAAGATGTCAGAAACAGCTTACATGGTTCCATCTTAATCTTCAAAACTGCCATTACCAAATGATTCCACCCCCTATCCTTCTAGCTACAGGGGCAATACAACTTCCTGTTTCTTGGAGATAA